From Actinomycetota bacterium:
CTCGGGCCCAGCAGGTCACCGGCGGGGCGATGCTCGTCGGCACCGTCGGTGGTGGGTTCCTCGGCCAGGTCAGCCTGGGGCTGCCGTTCGGGTTGCGGATGGTCCTGCTGCTGGGGCTCATCGGCATCGCGACGCCGCTGATGGTCGAGCAGGGCTTCACGCCCCGACCGCTCACGCGTCGGGCCTTCCCCCGCGAGATGGTCGAGCAGGCACGGGTCGCCCTCGGTGCCGGCTGGGCGCAGCCGGGCCTGCGAGCGTTGATCCTGACCTCGGCGGTGGGCGGCGGCCTGATGTTCTGGGCCTTCTACGCCGCGCAGCCGTACTTCCTGCTGCTGCTCGAGCGCGATGCAGTGTGGATCGTGGGCGTCCTCACCGCGGCTCTGTCCGTGGCGATGATGGGTGGGAACCAGCTCGTGAAGTGGCTGTCGAAGCGTTGCCAACGGCGTACGACGCTGCTTCTAGGGGCGGCCGCGGTCATCGCCGCCGCCACCACGGTCATGGGCGCGACCGATCACTTCGCGGTGGCGGCCGTTGCCTTCCTGGTCCTCGGTGCGGCGTTCGGTGTGACCCAGCCGGTCCACAGCGCGTACGTGCACACGGTCACCTCCAGCGAACACCGGGCCACGGTCGTCAGCTTCGACTCGATGGTCGGTTCGACGGGGAGCGTCGGGGGCCAGCTCGGCCTGGGCTGGGTGGCCGAGGCGCGTTCCCTCGCGGTCGGTTACATGGTTGCCGGGATCGCGTCGCTCCTCGCTCTACCGCTGCTCCTCCGCGTGCGCGCGGTGGGAGGCGCGGGGGACCGGATCGTCGGCCGCGACACGAGCGACGCATCGTGCGCCGCAGAGGGGCTGCCGGCGATCGCGCAGATCGAGCCGCAACACCCCGAGGTGGTCGAGACCATCGCCGGAGGCGGGAGGTCGTCAACCGACGGGTGAGGTTGGCGGCTGCGGCGTGGCGGCGGGTTCGGCTCGGCCGATCGGCAGGACCACCCTGAAGGTCGTGCGCCCCGGCTCGCTCGAGACGTCCAACTCGCCCCGGTGCTCCAGGACCACGATGCGGTGGCTGATCTGTAGGCCCAGCCCCGTTCCCTCGCCGACCGGCTTGGTCGTGTAGAACGCGTCGAAGATGCGGCTCGCCACCTCGGGCGACATGCCAGGTCCGTTGTCCCTGACCTCGACCACGACGTCCTCGCCTTGTCGATGCACGCGGAGTGTGAGCGTCGGGTCCTCGACACCGGCCTCCCGCATGGCGTAGCAGGCGTTGTCGATCAGGTTCGTCCACACCTGGTTGAGCTCGCTGGCGAACGCCGTGATGCTGGGCAGGTCCGGTTCGTACTCCCTCACCACGCGGACGTGCTTGACCTCGTGCGCGAGCATGGCGAGCGTGTCCTCGATCCCGCGGGTGACGTCGACCTCCTGGACCGGCGCCTGATCGAGGTGGCTGTGTGAGCGCAGTCCACCGACGAGCGTGGAGATGCGTCCCGCAGCGTCCGCCAGCGCCAGGGCGAGCGTGGTGAGGCGCAGCGTGACGACGAGGAACTCCAGCGCGTCCGCGGCGGCGTCCGGCTCGGCGGCGTCGAGCAGGGTGTGCAGCCGATCGGGTCCGGCGCCTGCATCGATCAGCGCCCCGACCCGATCGCCATCGCTCGGCAGTCCACGCGCATCGAGCCAGTCCGCGAGTGCGTCCTCGGCATCGCTGCGATCGAGTGCGCTCGGCGGTGTCGACGGGTCGGCCGCGAGTTCCCGAGCGAGCGCCACCGCACGACGCCGAGCTGCCGCGTCCGGGACCGGCTCGGTGGCGACCGCGAGGAGCGCTTCCATCGCCTCGGCGAGGCGGTCGGCGCCCCGGCGTACGGCCGCGGCCGGGTTGTTGAGCTCGTGGGCGACACCGGCGGTGAGCGTGCCGATCTGGGCCATCCGCTCGATGTGGCGCAGTCGGTCGTGGTTCTCCCGCTCGCGTTGGAGCAGCGTCTCGAAGATCGCTCGCGACGCTCCCGGGCTCGAGGCGAGCAGCTCGTCGAGAGCACGCTTGGGGATGGCCAGCAGATCGGTCGCGGACTCGGCCCGAGCGGTCGCGCTCCGAGACCGCTCCTCGAGCAACGCCATCTCGCCGATGACGTCGTTGACGCCGCGACGGGCCAGGATGACCTGTCGCGGCCCGGTCTCCTTCAGGATCTCGAGGCCGCCGCTGACGATCACGTAGGCGCGATCGCCAGCCTCCCCTTCCCGAAACAGCACCTCGCCTGGACCGAGGTGCACGTCCTCGACGCCCCGACAGATGCGTTCGAGGTCGTCGTCGTCGAGGCCGGCGAAGATGGGCACTCGCTTGAGGCGCTCGTCGGCAGCCATCTCAGACGGTCTCCAGGTAGCGATGCACGAACGAGACGCAGATAGCGCCCTGGCCGACGGCCGAGGCGACCCGTCGGACCGCCCCGTCGCGGACGTCGCCCGCCGCGAAGATGCCCGGGACGCTGGTCTCGAGTAGGTACGGATCGCGATCGAGCGGCCAGCCCTTCGGGCGGGAACCCTCGCGCATCAGGTCGGGGCCGGTCGGGATGAAGCCACGGTCGTTGGTCTCGACGAGGCCGGCGAGGAAGTCCGTGTGCGGGACGGCACCGACGAAGATGAAGAGCCCAGCCGCCTCCTCGCCCCAGCTACGGTCGCTCGCGCCGTCACGGAGGGTGATGCGTTCCAGGTGGTCGCCACCGTCCACCGCGGCGACCCCGGTGGAGGTGAGCACGCGGATGTTGGGCGTGGCCTCGACCTGGTCGACCAGGTACTGCGACATCTTGTCGCGGAGCGAGCCGCCACGTACCACGAGCGTGACCTCCGCGGCGTGGCGCGAGAACAGCATCGCGGCCTGTCCCGCGGAGTTGGCACCGCCCACCACGAAGACCTTCTCGCCCTCGTAGGACCGCGCCTCCGACCGGCTCACGCCGTAGTACACGCCCGCCCCGGTGAACCGTTCGTACCCCGGAACGTCGAGGCGGCGCACCTTCATCCCCGACGCGATGAGCGCCGCGTGGCAGGCCACCTCGGAACCATCGGACAGGGTCAGTACGCGCGTCGTCCCCTCGACGCGTATCCCCGTCACTTCGGCCGCCGTCAGGATCTCGGCACCGAAACGTTCCGCCTGTGCGGTCGCGCGTCGGGCGAGGTCGGCGCCACTCACGCCACTGGGGAAGCCGAGGTAGTTCTCGATGAGCGAGGTGGTGCCAGCCTGACCTCCGGTTGCCTGGCGTTCGATCACGGCGACACGTAGACCCTCGGATGCCCCGTAGACGGCGGCTGCGAGACCGGCCGGCCCGGCGCCGACGACGACGAGATCGTAGAACGGGGCGCTGGCGGTCACGCGCAGTCCGACGCGCTCGGCGAGGACGCGCGGGTCGGGCCGCACCGCCACGGACCCGTCGGCGAAGAACACGAGCGGGAGCAGCGCTTCCTCCTCGTCCGCTGCCGCTAGCAGCGCCCGCGCTTCGGGATCGCGCTCGACGTCGAGGAACCGGTAGGGGAGGCGGTTGCGGGCGAGCCAGTCCTTGACGTCGTGCGTCGCGGCATCCCAGCGGGCGCCCACCACACGGATCCCGTCGAAGGGGGCGGGGCGGTTGGCCGCCCAGTCGTCGATCAGGTCGTCGATGACCGGGTAGAGGTTGTCCTCCGGGGGATGCCACGGCTTGAGGATGTAGTGGTCGAGACCGATCTCGTTGATCGAGGTGATCGCGGCCTGCGTGTCCGCGTACGCGGTCAGCAGGATCTTGCGTGCCTCGGGGAAGTAGGGCGCCGCGGCGAGCAGGAAGTCGGTTCCCTGCATCCCGGGCATCTTCTGGTCGACGACGAACAGGGCGACGTCCTCACCCCGACGCGTCAGCTCCTCGACGGCCTCGAGCGCGGTCTCGCCCGATCCGGCGGCCACGATGCGGTAGCCGTCGGCGTAGCGTGACCGCAGATCGGCACGGACGGCGGCGAGGACAGGGGCGTCGTCATCGACCGCGATGATCGTGGGCTTGCCCATGCCCGCCCCCCGGCTGACGCCTCACCGTGTCGACGTGGCGATCTCGTCGATGAGCCCGTAGTCGAGCGCCTCCTGCGCCGTCATCCAGAAGTCACGGTCGGTGTCCTCGGCCACCTGCTCGACCGTCTTGCCGGTGCGCTCCGCGAGGATCTCGTTGAGGCGCTCGCGCAGGTAGACGATGTTCCTGGCCTGGATCTCGATATCGCGGGCGGTACCCCGCGCCCCGCCGAGCGGCTGGTGGATCATGATGCGCGCGTTCTCGCTGGCGGTGCGGGTGCCGGTCCCGGCAGCCAGGATCACAGCCGCCGCGGACGCCGCCATGCCGATGCAGCGCGTGTTCACCTTCGCCTTCAGCATCTGCATCGTGTCGAAGAGGGCGAACAGCCCGCTGATGATGCCGCCGGGGGAGTTCACGTAGAGGGTGATGTCCTCCTCGCCATCGGCGTCGAGTGCGAGCATCTCGGCGACCAGCGCGTCCGCGGTCGTGTCCTCGAGGGGGCCTTTCAGGAACAGGATGCGCTCCTCGAACAGCTTCGCGAACGCCTTGCTCTGGACTCCATCGAGCAGATCGTTGAGCTCGGACACGTCACGCTCCGGGTCGTGGTCTGGGACCGGAGCGAGATGGTACTCATCTTCGCGACGGCGCATCCGCGGCCCGTTGACGGGAGCGCTCATCCCAGGATCGGGGACCAGCGCTCCCTTCACGGGGGGCGGGGTCAGTCGCTCTCTACCACGCGGGTGTTGCCGGCGGCGGGAACGAACTCGGTTGTGTGACCGTCGTCCCAGCGGATCTCGACGCGGAGCGGGTCCTCCTCGAGTACGCGCTCGACGACGCCATACCGGTTCGGTTGCCCGACCTTGTTCGACGGGACCTCGATCGTGTCGCCCTGTCGGACCATCACCTCAGCGGACCTCCTCCTCGATGGAACGCGACACCTACGAACGTACGCCTGAGCGGCCGCCGCGTCATCCCCGGGCCCCGCCCTTCTACAGCAGCTCGGGTCGGTCGCGTTCCTCGGACATGCCGATGGGGCCGTCGGTGATGCCGTGGAAGAACTGTTGCACCGGCGCGTACCAGCTGCCGAACATGTCGTCCACGGTCCCGAACGCCACGAGGTTGCGACGGAACAGCAGACCGACGTAGTCGGCCACTTGCTGCGCCGAGGGAATGTGGTGGGTCACGATGACGATCGTCGCCCCGGTGTTGTCCTTGATGTCGCGTGCGAGGTCGTTGAGGTAGGCGACACGGACCGGATCGAGGCCCGAGTCGGGTTCGTCGAACAGCAGGATCTCGGGTTCCATGACCAGCGCTCGGGCGAGGCCCACGCGCTTGCGCATACCGCCCGAGATCTCGTCGGGCATCTTGTCGGCAGCGCCTTCGAGGCCCACGAGCTCGAGCTTCTCGAACACGATCTCCTTGATCTCCTTCTCGCTCTTGTGGGTGTGCTCGCGCAGCGGGAAGGCGGTGTTGTCGTAGACCGTCATCGATCCGAACAGCGCCCCGTCCTGGAACAGCACCCCGAACTTCTTGCGGACCTCGAGCAGCCGCTTCTTCTTCAGCGACGGGATGTTGTCCTCGCCGACCCAGATCTCGCCGCTATCGGGCTTGAGCAGGCCGATCAGGTTGCGCAGGAACACCGACTTCCCGGTGCCCGACGGCCCGAGGATGGTCGTGATGTGGTTGCGCGGGAAATCGATCGAGATGTCCTCGAGCACGGTGTTGCGCCCGAACGATTTGGTGATGTTGCGGACCCGGATCACGGGGTCGGTGACGACCGTGTTGCCGGGGAACACCGGATCCTGGGTCTTCTCGTAGCCGTGGGGTGGCGTGTGCAGCACCGCTCCGCCGAAGCCGATGCCAGCGCCTTCGGGCTGGAAGTGCTCGACGTCGAGCTCGGTCTTCTCGATCGTCGCCGTCGGTTCGGACTTCTTCCTCGCCATCACGTCACCTCGTCGTGTTGACCAGCAGCAGGTCGGTTGGTAGTGCGTGCGTCACCGAGTTCGCGATCGAGCCCAGCAGTCGGGAAGGTCCGCTCATGCCCTTGTTCCCGAGCACGAGCAGATCGAAGCCTCGAGCACCTTCGAGGAGGGCATCGACGATCGACTCGCCGACGACGACCTCGCGACCGACCTCCCACTCGAGTTCGCCGGCGACGCGGTCGAGTACGGCGGCACCGCTCGCCTCATCCTTCGCCGCCGTCAGCAGCACCGGCTCTGCCCCGAGCGCCAGGGTGAACTCGAGGCCGTGCGCCACGGCGAGCGCCGCGGTGTCGGATCCGTCCGTGGCCAGCGCGATGCGATCCCACGAGTAGCCGTCCGTGCAGTCCGATGTGTGGACGAGCAGGACATCCCGGAGTGCGTGGTGGGTGACCTGGTGGGGGATGTTGCCGAGCAGCCGCTCGGTGCGATCGGTCAGGCCGGCGGTCCCGACGACGATCAGGGTGTCGGGCTTGCGCTCCGACAGCTCGAGCAACGCCTCGGCCGGGTGACCCTCGGGGGTCGCGGGGCGTGCGTCGGGGACACCCGCGGACCGTGCGCGCGTCGCGGCGTCGTTGGCGGTCCGCTCCGCCCAGCGCACCTCGTGCGCCGCGGGACTGCCACCGGGGTACTCCACCGCCTCGGACGGCGGCGGGGCGTCGGGCAGGTGGCGGTACCACGCGGTGGCCACCGTGAGCGTCGCTCCGAGCGAACGCGCCAGCGTGACGGCCGCCTCGACCGCGCACGAGGCGGTGGGGGAACCGTCCGTCCCGACGAGGACGTGGCTGTAGCCGCTCAACTGCCGCCTCCTTCCTCGCCGTCGCCGCTGGCGTCACCGAGGACGGCCACCGCGTCGTCGTAGACGGCGGTCTCGAAGCGCGCGACGCGCCAGGTCCCGTCCTCACGGAGCAACTCCAGCCGGATCTGCTGCCGGATGGTGCTGGGCGGAGCGTCGCTGGTGTCCGACACCTGCATCTGCGCTTCAGCGAACGCCACCGCCGTCTCGCCGTCCACCTGGACCGCGATGCTGTCGATCGTCCCCTCGCTGCGGGCCTGGAGCGCGACGAGCTGGGGGATGTCCGGTCCGGAGAAGAACGTCTCGAGCTCCTCGAGCAGCTGTCCGGTTCCCAGCGACTCGATGCGTTCCCGGGTGGCGTCGAGTCCGCCCGTTGCGTCCCACGTGGTCAAGGCGTCCACGAACGTCCCGGCGACCTCCAACGCATCCTGGCGGCTCGCGTCGGCTTCCGCAGCGCTGCGCCACTCGATCGTGCTGAAGGCGGCGACGATCACGGCGACGAGCGCGATCGCCCACGGCACCAGAAGCGCCATCCGGCCCCGACCGGAACCCCCCGGCGAGCGCGGCTCCACCGCGGTGGCGTCGTCGGTCACGGCGCTCACCGTGCCCTCGACCGCAGTGCCGCGGCCCCAGCGATCGCGAGCGGGGCGAGGACCGCGAGCGCGCCACCGGTCGCCGGGAGCGGGGCGCGGTCGCGGCCACGCGGCGTCGGCGGGGCGATCGTGCCGCCCTCTTCGTCCTCGACGACCGGTGCCCACTCGATCGGCGGGGCGGTCGGGTCCGGAGGCTGGTAGCTGGAGGTGATCGTGCGATCCTGTGGGCGCCCAGGCGCCCCGACGGCGTTGACGCCGGTCCCGAACGGCGACTGGCATGCCGCTCCCGGCCGCGTGGCGGGGGTGGGACGCAGCGTCTCGTAGGGCAGCCCACCCTGCGGCTTGTCCGGCCCCTCGAACTTGATGCGTGCCCAACCCACGCCCGTCGTCGGGTCGAACTGGTTGCCGATGTCGAAGCCGAGGAAGAAGAACCGCGCCTTCTCGAACCCCTGCTCGAGCTCGTCGAGCTTGCTGTCGTAGAGCGCCGCGGGCGCGCCGTCCGCGGTGGACGGTCCGAGGAGCATGTGGTTGATGTCGCGGACGTCGTCGAGTATGCAGCTGATGTTGTCGCGCTCGTTGCGGATCAGGGCGTCGGTCTGCGTCAGCGCCCGCTGTCCGTTGTCGATGATGGTCTCGAGGTCGCGGCGGCTGTCGCCGAGCACGTCGCCGAGCTCGGCGGCGTTCGAGAAGCTCTGGGCCAGCGCTTCGCGGTGCTCGCGGAGCGTCCGCAGGACTGCCTCGGAGGTGTCGATCGCGCGCTCGAACGTGGGGATGCCCGACACCAGCGTGCGGTTGAGGTCGAGGCTGTCGCGGTTGAGCTCGCGGAGCCGCTCGCCGCGCCCGCGGAGGGCCACCCCGAGCTCGTGCACGACGGTGCCGAGATCACCCAGGTCGACGGCGGCGAACAGCGCTCGGGCCCGTTCGAGGAGGAACGGCACCTCGGCGGGCACGACCGTCTCGGCCGGGACGATCAGATCTCCCGGCTCGGCTGCGTCCCACGGGACCTCGAGCGGCTGGAAGTCGACCGACTGCTCGCCGATGGGGGACCGGCGGAGCACCTGGACACGCGCGTCGAGCGGGACCTCCTGGTCGCCTTGGATCTTGAGCGTGATCTCCACGCCCTCCTGCGTCACCTCGACCTCGTGCACCTGGCCGACGGCGCGGCCGAGCACGGTGACCTCCTGGGCGGGCAGGACGCCGCCGGCCTCGGGCATCGGCACCGAGACCTGGTAGCTGTCGTCGAACAGCACGCCGCTGACGAAGCTCAGGAACGCGGCCAGGGTGATGCCGACCGCGAAGACGATGAGCCAGGTGACGTTGGTCAGCAGGCGTGCGAGCTGGCCCCTCATCGCTCACCCGCCCCGTCGTCGGTGACCTGCTGGCGTCCGGGGCACTCGGCGTGGTCCTCGTTACAGCCCTCGGGGTTGGGGCTGAAGCCGGGGTGCTCGTTGGACTCGCCGGGGTTGGGTGGGGTGCAGTCGCGCGAGGGGTCGTCCTCGGTGTCGCTGAAGCCGCAGATGATGAAGTCGAGCCACACCTGGGCGAAGCCGTTGAGCGTGGCGTTGGGGACGTGGAGGTTGTGGCGCGGTAGCCAGGTCAGCAGCCCCTGCAGCGAGCCGTCGATGCGCGCTACCTCGTTGAGGATGCGCCGGATGCGGCGCACGAGGTCGTCGATCTCGGTGCGGTGCCCGGTCATGATGCGGTCGCCGACCACCGAGAGGCGTTCGAGGTCGTTGAGGGCATCGATGAGCCGGTCGTCCTCCTCGGCGAGCGCACGGGTGGAGCGTTCGAGCACGGCGAGGGCCTCGGCGTTGATCTCGGCGCTGTCGACCACGCCGCCGAGGTAGGCATCGAGCGCATCGATCAGCGCGACGATGTCGTCCTTGCCCTCCTCGATGTTGCCCACGAAAGCGTTGATGTCGTCGAGGAACCGGCCGAGGATCCCGCCCCGCCCGCCGAACGCGACCGCGCCGGTCTCCACGGCAGCGGCGAGCCGGTCGGTCGCGATGAAACCGAGCAGCTCGTTGCCGGTCGCGACGAGCGCTTCGAGCTCCCCGACGACGGCGCTGTCGCCGAGGTGCTGCCCATCGACGAGCGTGCCGCCCTCGGTGTTCGGTATCAGTTCGACGTAGCGCTCGCCGAGCATGCTGGTCTTCTTCAGCACGGCGCGGGTGTCGGATGGCAGATCGGTGCCGGTCTCGACCTCGAGCGTGACGCGTGCTTGTTGGTCGTCGGTGAGTTCGATCTTCGTCACGGAACCGATCGGGACGTCGCCCGCGCGGACGTGCGCCTGGGCGACCAGATCGATGACGTCCTCGAAGTCGGCCGTCAGCGTGATCGTGTCGGATCCGAACACGCCGCAGCCGCTGCCGACGAGCGCCAGCAGCGCGGCGATGATCACGCTCGTCGCGGGGCGCCGTCCGAGTCGTGCTACCGCTTCGCTACCTGAGCACCGTCCGAGTCGTGCTACCGCTTCGCTACCTGAGCACCGTCCGAGTCGTGCTACCGCTTCGCTACCTGAGCACCTCACCGGGCCACCTCCCGGTCGGTGCCGCGCAGGGCATCTGCCGCCTCGGGAGGCAGCAGGTCGACCGCAACCTCCGCACGCTGCTCCAACATCGCTTCGGCGAGACCGGGAGTGCCTTCGAGCGACGCACGGAGCGCGTCGGCGACCGTGGCCTGTTGCTCGGCGCACGGGATGGCGGGCGGGAGACAGATCTCGCCGACACCGGCGACCAGGTCGGGGATGGCGGCGCAGGTCTCGTCGGGCAGACCGGCGTTCTCGCACACCCCGACGAGTCGATCGCCGACCGTCTCGGCGATCTTGTCTGCCAGCTCGCCGGAGTGGTTGACCAACGGGAGCCAGTTGCGTTCGAAGTCGAACACGCGCTCGGAGTGACGGAACAGCTCCGCGCCGCTGAGGATCAGCAGCGAGATCTGGTCGAGGTTGCGCACCGCCGTCCGGGTGACCCTCGTGACGGTCTGGATGTCGGCCTCGAGTCCGAGGCGGTGGTCCTCGAGCACGTCGGCGAGGGCGGTCGTGAGCCGCGCGAGGCCGCTGAGTGCCGCGTCGATGTCGGCGCGATCGTCGGCCAGGTAGCCCGACACCGTGTTCCAGTCCTCGATGAGCTGGCCGAGGGTCTGATCACGCGTCGCCAGCGTCTCGTTGAGATCCGACAGCCGGTCGAGCAGTGCGATGATGTCCTGATCGTTGTCGGCGAGGACCTGCACGGCCTCGTGGGCCTGGTCGATCGTGCGGCCCAGGGTCTCGCCCTGTCCCTCGAGTACCTCGGCGAGGTTGGTGATCAGCCGACCGAACTCGTCCTCGTCGAGTCCACCGACGAACTGGTTCAGCGACTCGAGCACCTCGTCGAACTCGGCGGGCACGAGCGTGCGCTTGACGGGGATGACCGCGCCGGGTTCGAGGGCCTGGTCGTCGGCGGTGAAGGCCGGATCGAGCTGGACGTAGCGCTCACCCAGCAGCGAGGCGACGATGATCACCGCGTTGGCGTCGGCCGGGATCTGCACGTCGTCGTCGATGGCGAGAGAGACCAGCACGTTGTCGCGTTCGGGATCGACGCTGAGGTCCTTGACCTGGCCGACCTCGATCCCGAGCACCCGGACGGGCGATCCCGGGAAGAGGTTGTAGGTGCGGGCGAACTCGACGCCGATCTCGTACGTCCCGGAACCACCGATGCCGAGGGCGGAGCAGCCACTGCCGACCAGCACGAGGACGGTGATGGCCACGACGGTGAGGCTCGATCGAGTCACGGCCGGACCTCCCGCAGCGCCAGTGCGACACTGAAGAGGCGCCGGAAGCCCAGTCCGTCATCGGCGCCCGAGTCACTCGACTGCACGGAGCCGTTCGCAGTCCCCTCAGGAGGCGTCTCCTGAGTGCCGTCGCAGTTGGGGTCGGGGCCGAGGATCTCGGTCAGGAGGCGGTCGAGGTCCCCCCCGCAGCCGAAGAGCGCCTCGATGCCGACGTTGCCCAGCGACGTGGTGAACACGTTCCCCCACGCGGGGTTGTCGAGCTTCGCCGGGCCACCCGAGTAGCCGATCGAGGCGAAGCCGTCGACCGCGACGCCGGCGTAGGCGAAGACGTGGGCGAGGTCGACCTGGTGCCGGTCGATGATCTGCAGGTCCGCAGCCAGCTCGTCGAGCACACGGTCGATCTGAGCCCGCCGGTCCTCCACCAGGTCGGCGGCGATGTCGCTGGTGGCAGCGGTCTCGCGCAGCAGCCGCTCGACGTCGCTGCGACGGCGGACGAGGGTGTCGAGGACGACGGCGAAGTCGTCGATGATGGCGACGATCTCCTGGTCCTTCTGTGCCGCCGCGTCGATGACGACGTGGGCGCGGTCGATGACGTCGGCGAGCTCGGTGCGGCGCTCGGAGATCACGCGGGTGATCCGCTCGACTCCGTCGAGCAGGTCGGCGACGTCCTCACGCAGACCCTCGGTGATGTCGGCGACCGCAGTGGTGACCTCCTGCAGCGCCTCGACGTCGGTGCCGCCCAGCAGCTCGACGGTCTCGTCGCCGAGCTCAGGGAAGTCCACGGGGGTGCGGTTCGACTCGACGCTCCCGACCTCGTTCCCTTCCTGGAGCGGTGGCGAATCGGGGTCGCCCGGGACGACCTTGATAGCGCGCTTACCGAGCGTGTTGGAGAGGAAGATGACCGCGATCGAGTCACTGGGGACGGATGCCTCGGTGTCGAGGCGGAAGTCGACCTCGACGTGATCTTTGACGATCTCGACGGTGTCGACCTCGCCGGTCCGCACCCCGGCGACGAAGACGAAGTCGCCAGCCTCGAGCCCCGCGGCGTCGGTGAACTGCGCCTTCAGGGGTATGCCGGCCTTGAAGGCGCCCCCCGAGAGCCCCACCGCGAACGCGGTCGCGGCGAGCAGCAGGACGACGGCGATGATGCCGATGAGGACCTGGTTGCGCTCGATCAGCATCAGCCGGCCCCCCGGAGATCGAGGGTGCCGGTGAAGAACCTGGTGAGACCGGTGCCCGACGAGCCGGCGCTGGTCCGCTGTTCGGGGAGCTGAGCGTCGCGCTCGGAACTGAACTCCTCGTAGTCGCTGCTCGCCCCGACCGCGCGGATGTTGAACCACTGCCCGAGCCGGGAGATCCGGTGGTAGGCGACGATCCCGCGACCGCTGAACGTTGCGAGGTCCTCGAGGTTGTCACGGTTGAAGGCGAGGATGGTCGTGATCTCGTCGAGCTCGTCCAGGGTCGCACGGATCTCGGCGTCGTTGGCCTCGAGGAGCCGACGCAGCTCGGCCTGGGCATCGGCGATGGTGACGACCGCGGACTCGAGCTCGTCGTTGCGTGCCGCCAGGGTGTCGGCGACCTCGGCGAAGCGGTCGATGAGCGCGCGTAGATCGGCCTCGCGACGGGCGTAGGCATCGAGGACCGTGGCGGAGTTCTCGAGGACCCTGCCGATCGCCTCCTCGCGGGCCGCGACCGTCTGGGTCAGCGATGCGCCCTGCTTGACGAGATCGCGTACCTCCTGGGTCCGGCCGACGAGTGCCTCGGAGAGGGCCTGCAGGACCTGGTTCTGCTGATCGGGGTCGAGCGCCCGCATGAACGGAGTGATGCGCTCGAGCAGCAACCCGATGTCCGCCGGTCCGATCGTGTCCTCGTCGCCGAACCGGTGGCCGCCGGGGAGCTGGCCCTCACCCGCCGGATGCAGGTACAGGAAGCGCAGCCCGAACACGTCGCGCCAGCGGATCTCGAGCTGGGTCTCGTCACCGAACTCGACGTCGTCGTTGACCGCGAAGTGCACGAGCGCCTTGCCGCCGTCGGCCACCTCGATCCCCGTCACCTTGCCGACGGTGACGCCGGAGACCTTCACCGCGTCGTTGACCAGCAGCCCGGTGGCATCGGCGAAGACGCCCTCGTAGGTGGTGCGATCAGCGAACGGGGAGATGTTGCCGACGACGGCGATGATCCAGGCGGCGAAACCCAGGCAGACCACCGTGAAGAGGCCGAACTTCAGCAGCGGGTGGCGGTCGTTCACCGCGCACCTCCCTGGAGCTCGGCACAGGCGGGCACGAGCTCCGCGAGCGGACCGATGCCCTCGCAGATCTGGCGTTCGAGCTCGGAGCCGTCCAGGAAGATGCGGAAGAACCCGAACTCGGTCCCGTCGTTCAGGTCACCGCCGTGGCGGCCGAGCTTGAAGCCGTAGCGGTACAGCCCGAAGACGATCTCGCCGAGGTGCTCCATCTGGCGGTCGAACACCAACCCGACCGCTTGGCCGGTGCGCATGACCACGTCGATCGTGGCCTCCTCGACCTCGAGGAACTCTGCGAACCCGACCGCGAACGAGCTGAGCGCTTCGAGGTTGGCCCGGACGGCTGGTTGACGGTCGGGTAGGAGCGTGGCCCAGCGCTCGAGCTCGGCGTTGAAGCGGTTGAAGTCGT
This genomic window contains:
- a CDS encoding MCE family protein, giving the protein MLIERNQVLIGIIAVVLLLAATAFAVGLSGGAFKAGIPLKAQFTDAAGLEAGDFVFVAGVRTGEVDTVEIVKDHVEVDFRLDTEASVPSDSIAVIFLSNTLGKRAIKVVPGDPDSPPLQEGNEVGSVESNRTPVDFPELGDETVELLGGTDVEALQEVTTAVADITEGLREDVADLLDGVERITRVISERRTELADVIDRAHVVIDAAAQKDQEIVAIIDDFAVVLDTLVRRRSDVERLLRETAATSDIAADLVEDRRAQIDRVLDELAADLQIIDRHQVDLAHVFAYAGVAVDGFASIGYSGGPAKLDNPAWGNVFTTSLGNVGIEALFGCGGDLDRLLTEILGPDPNCDGTQETPPEGTANGSVQSSDSGADDGLGFRRLFSVALALREVRP
- a CDS encoding MCE family protein → MNDRHPLLKFGLFTVVCLGFAAWIIAVVGNISPFADRTTYEGVFADATGLLVNDAVKVSGVTVGKVTGIEVADGGKALVHFAVNDDVEFGDETQLEIRWRDVFGLRFLYLHPAGEGQLPGGHRFGDEDTIGPADIGLLLERITPFMRALDPDQQNQVLQALSEALVGRTQEVRDLVKQGASLTQTVAAREEAIGRVLENSATVLDAYARREADLRALIDRFAEVADTLAARNDELESAVVTIADAQAELRRLLEANDAEIRATLDELDEITTILAFNRDNLEDLATFSGRGIVAYHRISRLGQWFNIRAVGASSDYEEFSSERDAQLPEQRTSAGSSGTGLTRFFTGTLDLRGAG